TGCTGGTGTTGGCCGTGTTCCTGGCCAACCCGGCGACCATCGGCCTGGCGTTGTCCGGGTTTCACGTGCTCACGGCCGCTCTGCCCCTGGTCGTTCTCGCCTGGTGGTTGGCGGAAAAGGGGAGTTGGCGCCTGGCACTGGTCCCCTTTGCCTTGGCGTTGATCGTCAGGGAGGACGTGGCGTTGGCCGCGGCCATGGGCGGATTGGGAATGGCCACGATCCGCGACCGGCGCAGGATCGGTCTGGCGGCGGTACTGATTTCCATCGCTTGGTTCATCGTGGTCAGCGGCGTGATTATGCCGACGTTCATCACCGATTCCGGGGTGGTTGACGACATTCGTTTCTCGCGCTTTCCGGATTCGTTCGGCGGCTCGTTGGTCCAGGCGTTGGGCACGCTGCTCACCGATCCGGTTGGAATGGTAGGGCGCATCTGTCGGGACACCATCGGGGTCAAGGCGGTCTACGTAAACCTGTTGTTCCTTCCCCTGCTGTTGTTGCCCCTCGGAGCAGGGCGCGCGATGCTGATCGGCCTTCCCGCGCTGTTTGTCAACCTGATCTCGAGTAATGGATTGCAGCACAACATTCACAGTCAATATTCCACCCTGATCGTGGCTGCGCTGTTTCTGGGCCTGGTCATCTGCCTGTCCCAGAGGGTCGGCGAAAAACAGCGGCTGGCCGTGCTGGGGCTGCTGCTGGCGCTCAACCTCTTGGGCACGACTTGGGCTGCACAGTGGGGAGCCTTCTCCCCGGCGCACAAGCCGGACATGTGTAAATGGCAGGATTTCGACCAAAGCGATCGAGAGTATCTGCGGTGGCTTGAGCAGAACCTTCCGCAGGACGCGAGCCTGATGGCCAGCAGGAGCGTAAGCAGCCATTTGGGCTATCGGCACGAGGAATTCATGATCGACGTCGGAACGGAGATCACCTCCGGCCGATATCAGCTGGTGCTGCTCGATCGCACGGCGCAGATGCCGACCCGCGAGTCAGCGGAAATCGTTTTTAATTATCTTGGCGAGCATTACATCTGCGCACGACCCGCCCTTAGCGACGGCAAGAGGATCGAGCTTCTTATCCACCGCGATTATCTGCCGCAGTTTACCGGCGATTGAGCCCGGTCATTGATTCCACGATGGATTTGACTATGCTTCTCAGGATTGCCGCAGCAAGCTATATAATTCAGACCAGGGGGGGTAATGCGAATCGGATTTGACAACGAGCGATATCTTAACGCCCAGGCAGAGGCAATACTAAAAAGGGTCGAACAGTTTTCGGGCAAACTCTACCTGGAGTTCGGCGGCAAGCTGATGCAGGACGGGCACGCCGCGCGTGTGCTGCCCGGCTACGATCAGGACGTCAAGGTCAAGCTGCTGACGCGGCTTAAGGACATGGTCGAGATCGTCTACTGCATCCGCGCCGGTGATATCGACAAGGGGCGGCTGCGCGGCGACTTCGGCCTGCCCTACGACATCGCCTCGTTGCGCACCTTCGACGACCTCGAGGACTACGGCTTCCGTGTCTCAGCGGTGATCGTCAACCGCTATCACGGCGAGGCCGGAGCCGCGCGCTTCATCGAGTTCCTCAAATCGCGCGGCATCCCGGTCTACACCCAGCCCGAGATTCTGGGCTACCCCGCGAACGTGGAGCAGATCGTCAGCGACGAGGGCTACGGCCGAAACCCGTTCGTAGAGACCCAAAAGCCGCTGGTAATCGTCACCGGCGCCGGGCCGGGCTCGGGAAAGATGTCGACATGCCTGTCGCAGGTTTATCACCACCACCTGCGCGGCCAGCGCGCCGGTTACGCCAAGTTCGAGACCTTCCCGATCTGGAACCTGCCGCTGGACCATCCAGTAAACCAGGCCTACGAGGCGGCCACTGCCGACATCAAGGACTTCAACATGGTCGATCCGTTCCACCTCGAGGCGCGCGGGGAGATCGCGGTGAACTACAACCGCGACGTGGAGAACTTCAGCATCATGCGCGAGATCATCAGCCGCATCGGCGATGAGCACTCGACCCTGGCGGGCTATCTCTCACCCACGGACATGGGAGTGAACATGGCCCGCGAGGGGATCGTCGACGACGAGGCGGTGCGCGAGGCGGCGCGACAGGAGATCGTCCGCCGCTACTTCCGCTATGCGTGGGAAAACAAGCGTGGGCTGGAGTCTCAGGACACCGTGGTTGCCGTGGAGAAGATGATGCAGAAGGTGCGCGTTAAAACAACGGATCGGCCTACCGTGCCCGCGGCGCGCCAGGCTGCGGCCAATGCCGATAAAGCGGGCAAGGGCAGCCACGGCGTGTACTGCGGCGCGGCGATCGAGCTGCGCGACGGCACGCTGCTGATCGGCATGAACACGCCTTTGCTCCACGCCGAGTCAGCGGTGCTGCTCAACGCGATCAAGCTCATGGCCGGCATCCCGAAACAGATCGATCTGCTGCCCGAAAGTCTGATTACCAACATAGCCATACTCAAGCGCGAGATCCTCAAGGGTAAGGCCGCCAGCCTCAACGTCGAGGAGGTGCTGGTGGCCCTCTCGATCTCCGCGTCGACCAACCCCACCAGCCAGGCGTGCATGAACATGCTGCCCAAGCTGGCCGAC
This DNA window, taken from Candidatus Alcyoniella australis, encodes the following:
- a CDS encoding DUF2079 domain-containing protein produces the protein MSTKPGQAHNGPVTHYEGGSHFAVHFSPLLYVAALIFRIFPRPTTLLLINIAIVALGGACLWGYARYKFRNQAAPLLVLAVFLANPATIGLALSGFHVLTAALPLVVLAWWLAEKGSWRLALVPFALALIVREDVALAAAMGGLGMATIRDRRRIGLAAVLISIAWFIVVSGVIMPTFITDSGVVDDIRFSRFPDSFGGSLVQALGTLLTDPVGMVGRICRDTIGVKAVYVNLLFLPLLLLPLGAGRAMLIGLPALFVNLISSNGLQHNIHSQYSTLIVAALFLGLVICLSQRVGEKQRLAVLGLLLALNLLGTTWAAQWGAFSPAHKPDMCKWQDFDQSDREYLRWLEQNLPQDASLMASRSVSSHLGYRHEEFMIDVGTEITSGRYQLVLLDRTAQMPTRESAEIVFNYLGEHYICARPALSDGKRIELLIHRDYLPQFTGD
- a CDS encoding DUF1846 family protein; this encodes MRIGFDNERYLNAQAEAILKRVEQFSGKLYLEFGGKLMQDGHAARVLPGYDQDVKVKLLTRLKDMVEIVYCIRAGDIDKGRLRGDFGLPYDIASLRTFDDLEDYGFRVSAVIVNRYHGEAGAARFIEFLKSRGIPVYTQPEILGYPANVEQIVSDEGYGRNPFVETQKPLVIVTGAGPGSGKMSTCLSQVYHHHLRGQRAGYAKFETFPIWNLPLDHPVNQAYEAATADIKDFNMVDPFHLEARGEIAVNYNRDVENFSIMREIISRIGDEHSTLAGYLSPTDMGVNMAREGIVDDEAVREAARQEIVRRYFRYAWENKRGLESQDTVVAVEKMMQKVRVKTTDRPTVPAARQAAANADKAGKGSHGVYCGAAIELRDGTLLIGMNTPLLHAESAVLLNAIKLMAGIPKQIDLLPESLITNIAILKREILKGKAASLNVEEVLVALSISASTNPTSQACMNMLPKLADCEMHSTHVIGSGDENGLRKLKLNLTTDALPTSRGFYY